The Populus alba chromosome 6, ASM523922v2, whole genome shotgun sequence genome contains a region encoding:
- the LOC118032636 gene encoding protein NUCLEAR FUSION DEFECTIVE 4 isoform X1, whose amino-acid sequence MVNLKAGTRPPWVGLGAAVWVQIASGNAYNFPLYSHSLKSVLGFNQHQLTMLGVANDVGENVGLIPGIACNKFPPWVILLIGALACFFGYGVLWLALTSKVQSLPYWLLCLALCVATNSSAWLSTAVLVTNMRNFPLSRGTVAGVLKGYGGISAAVFTEIYSTLLHNSSSKLLMFLALGIPVLCFIVMYFVRACTPASGEDSSEHAHFLFTQGALIVLGLYVLTTTILNHIFHFSAPVSNTFLVIMVVLLMAPFAIPIKMTFHRMRVSKPEMHHQPVETPDSVIQEDNADKTEPLLKSSSSTTALGSFRENVEASEVAMLLAEGEGAVKKKRRPKRGEDFRFTEALIKADFWLLFFVYFVGVGSGVTVLNNLAQIGIAQGVHDTTILLSLFSFCNFVGRLGGGIVSEHFVRSKTIPRTIWMTCTQVMMIITYLLFASAIDGTLFAATALLGICYGVQFSIMIPTVSELFGLKHFGLFYNFMSLGNPLGAFLFSGLLAGYVYDNEAAKQQVPNLLSSSSISCLGPNCFRLTFLVLAGACGLGSILSIILTMRIRPVYEMLYAGGSFRLPQTSNH is encoded by the exons ATGGTGAACCTGAAAGCTGGGACGAGGCCGCCATGGGTTGGACTTGGAGCAGCAGTTTGGGTGCAAATAGCATCAGGGAATGCTTACAACTTCCCTCTTTATTCCCATTCTTTAAAATCTGTTCTGGGATTTAACCAGCACCAGCTTACCATGCTTGGTGTTGCTAATGATGTTGGTGAGAATGTTGGACTCATTCCTGGTATTGCTTGCAACAAGTTCCCTCCTTGGGTGATTCTCTTGATTGGTGCTCTTGCTTGCTTCTTTGGTTATGGTGTTCTTTGGCTTGCTCTTACCAGTAAAGTACAATCCTTGCCTTATTGGCTG CTATGCCTTGCTCTCTGTGTTGCCACCAATAGTAGTGCTTGGTTGAGCACAGCTGTTCTTGTAACCAACATGAGAAACTTTCCTCTTAGTAGAGGCACTGTTGCTGGTGTTCTTAAAGGTTACGGTGGAATCAGTGCTGCAGTATTTACTGAAATTTATAGTACTCTGCTCCACAATTCCTCATCTAAGCTTCTGATGTTTCTTGCACTTGGAATTCCTGTTCTGTGTTTCATAGTCATGTATTTTGTAAGAGCTTGTACCCCTGCATCAGGTGAAGACTCTTCAGAACACGCCCATTTTCTTTTCACTCAAGGAGCTCTTATTGTACTCGGCTTATATGTCCTAACAACCACCATATTGAATCACATATTTCATTTCAGTGCTCCGGTATCTAATACCTTTCTTGTTATAATGGTTGTCCTTCTCATGGCTCCATTTGCAATACCCATAAAAATGACATTTCACCGCATGAGAGTCAGTAAACCAGAGATGCATCACCAGCCAGTTGAGACTCCAGACAGTGTGATACAAGAAGACAACGCAGACAAAACCGAACCACTGCTGAAATCATCTTCATCAACAACAGCCCTCGGAAGTTTTCGGGAAAATGTTGAGGCATCTGAGGTGGCTATGCTTCTAGCTGAGGGTGAAGGGGctgtgaagaagaagaggagaccCAAAAGAGGGGAGGATTTCAGATTTACTGAAGCCCTAATAAAGGCTGATTTCTGGCTTCTTTTCTTTGTGTACTTTGTGGGTGTTGGATCTGGGGTAACGGTGCTCAATAATCTGGCCCAGATAGGAATTGCACAAGGCGTGCATGATACTACCATCTTGTTGTCGCTCTTCAGCTTTTGCAATTTTGTGGGGCGTCTTGGTGGGGGTATTGTGTCTGAACATTTTGTCAG ATCAAAAACAATCCCTCGGACAATATGGATGACATGCACTCAAGTAATGATGATCATAACATACCTGTTGTTTGCTTCTGCAATTGATGGTACCCTTTTTGCTGCAACAGCATTACTCGGGATCTGCTATGGAGTTCAGTTCTCGATAATGATACCGACTGTCTCTGAGCTTTTCGGCTTGAagcattttggtttattttacaACTTCATGTCACTAGGAAATCCTCTCGGTGCGTTCCTTTTCTCGGGTCTCCTGGCAGGCTATGTATATGATAACGAGGCAGCAAAGCAGCAGGTACCAAATTTGCTGTCCAGTTCAAGCATCTCCTGCTTGGGTCCAAATTGCTTCAGGCTCACCTTCTTGGTTCTGGCTGGTGCCTGCGGTCTGGGCTCCATCTTGAGCATTATTCTAACTATGAGGATAAGGCCTGTCTATGAGATGCTTTATGCTGGGGGTTCTTTCAGGCTTCCTCAAACTTCAAATCACTAA